Proteins encoded by one window of Enterobacter hormaechei subsp. xiangfangensis:
- the narQ gene encoding nitrate/nitrite two-component system sensor histidine kinase NarQ, with translation MTVKRPVSGSLARAFFSMIVLSVLISAIALVTLASSQRDAEAINIAGSLRMQSYRLGYEMQRASPSLAGHRAVWQKTLSAPALQKLNRWYVPEDVKQRYQQLQLGWQEMDTRIASGDTGWYQSHIEDFVGRIDAFVLALQHYTEHKIQLVIFMSLTGGLGILLLAVMTLRRIRRQVVLPLNNLVAASERIEQGQFDTPAPDIMLPNELGQLSRAFNHMSAELHTLYRSLEHSVAEKTRHLNEAHQQLEMLFKCSQALNTGQIDSHCFRHILQIVHDYTQMNYLQLRTSDDWQLYEGQESPGEKMHNLPVLMQDTLYGELRWQSATGDVPLPLMESVATMLGRGLYFNQAQKHYQQLLLMEERATIARELHDSLAQVLSYLRIQLTLLKHAVPGDNAPAQAIITDFSRELNNAWHQLRELLTTFRLTLNHANLPAALQESLDGLQSQTSAKLVLDCRLSSLALDAQKQVHLLQIVREAVLNAIKHADASEIVVSCVTTADGTHTVTIRDNGIGIGDASEPPGHYGLNIMRERAGRLGGTLHFSQPPQGGTQVSVTFRTPAAQAEK, from the coding sequence GTGACCGTTAAACGCCCCGTATCGGGAAGCCTGGCTCGGGCTTTCTTTTCGATGATTGTCTTGTCCGTTCTGATCAGCGCCATTGCGCTGGTTACACTCGCCAGCAGCCAGCGCGACGCCGAGGCGATTAACATCGCCGGATCGCTGCGCATGCAGAGCTACCGCCTGGGCTACGAAATGCAGCGCGCCAGCCCGTCGCTGGCAGGGCACCGCGCGGTCTGGCAGAAAACGCTGAGCGCGCCTGCGTTGCAGAAGCTAAACCGCTGGTATGTGCCAGAGGACGTCAAACAGCGTTACCAGCAGTTGCAGCTTGGCTGGCAGGAGATGGACACGCGTATCGCCAGCGGCGATACCGGGTGGTATCAGAGCCACATAGAGGATTTCGTGGGCCGGATAGATGCCTTTGTGCTGGCGCTACAGCACTACACCGAACATAAGATACAGCTGGTGATTTTCATGTCGCTGACGGGCGGCCTGGGCATCCTGCTGCTGGCGGTGATGACCCTGCGGCGCATCCGCCGTCAGGTTGTGCTGCCGCTGAATAATCTGGTGGCAGCGAGCGAGCGTATCGAACAGGGGCAGTTCGATACCCCCGCGCCGGATATTATGCTTCCCAACGAGCTGGGCCAGCTTTCCCGCGCCTTCAACCATATGTCGGCGGAATTACACACCCTGTACCGTTCCCTGGAGCACTCCGTTGCTGAAAAAACCCGCCACCTGAATGAAGCGCATCAGCAGCTCGAAATGCTGTTCAAATGCTCACAGGCGTTGAATACCGGGCAGATAGACAGCCACTGCTTCCGGCATATTTTGCAGATTGTGCATGACTATACGCAGATGAATTACCTGCAATTGCGCACCAGTGACGACTGGCAGCTTTACGAAGGACAGGAGTCCCCGGGCGAGAAAATGCACAATTTACCGGTATTAATGCAGGACACCCTGTACGGCGAACTGCGCTGGCAAAGCGCGACCGGGGATGTTCCGCTGCCGCTCATGGAAAGCGTGGCGACGATGCTGGGCCGGGGGCTCTATTTCAATCAGGCGCAGAAACATTATCAGCAGTTGCTGCTGATGGAAGAGCGCGCCACCATCGCGCGCGAGTTGCATGATTCGCTGGCGCAGGTGCTCTCCTATTTGCGTATTCAGCTTACGCTGCTGAAGCATGCCGTGCCGGGCGACAATGCCCCGGCGCAGGCCATCATTACGGACTTCTCCCGCGAGCTGAATAACGCCTGGCATCAGCTACGCGAGCTGCTCACCACCTTCCGCCTGACGCTCAATCACGCCAATCTTCCTGCCGCGCTACAGGAGTCTCTTGACGGGTTGCAAAGCCAGACCAGCGCGAAGTTGGTGCTCGACTGCCGTCTCTCATCGCTGGCGCTGGACGCGCAAAAACAGGTGCACCTCTTACAGATTGTGCGTGAGGCAGTGCTGAATGCGATTAAACATGCCGACGCGAGCGAGATTGTGGTCAGCTGCGTCACCACCGCGGACGGCACTCACACGGTCACGATCCGCGACAACGGTATTGGTATCGGCGACGCCAGTGAACCGCCGGGGCATTACGGGCTGAATATCATGCGCGAACGCGCGGGACGGCTCGGCGGGACATTACACTTTTCTCAGCCGCCACAGGGTGGGACACAGGTCAGCGTAACGTTCCGGACGCCTGCGGCGCAGGCTGAAAAATAG
- the acrD gene encoding multidrug efflux RND transporter permease AcrD codes for MANFFIDRPIFAWVLAILLCLTGVLAITSLPVEQYPDLAPPNVRITANYPGASAQTLENTVTQVIEQNMTGLDNLMYMSSQSSATGQATVTLSFTAGTDPDEAVQQVQNQLQSALRKLPQAVQNQGVTVRKTGDTNILTIAFVSTDGSMDKQDIADYVASNIQDPLSRINGVGDIDAYGSQYSMRIWLDPNKLNSVQMTAKDVTDAIESQNAQIAVGQLGGTPSVDNQALNATINSQSLLQTPDQFRNITLRVNQDGSEVRLGDVATVEMGAEKYDYLSRFNGNAASGLGVKLASGANEMATAQRVLERLDELSHYFPHGLEYKVAYETTSFVKASIEDVVKTLLEAIALVFLVMYLFLQNFRATLIPTIAVPVVLLGTFAVLYAFGYSINTLTMFAMVLAIGLLVDDAIVVVENVERIMSEEGLSPREATRKSMGQIQGALVGIAMVLSAVFIPMAFFGGTTGAIYRQFSITIVSAMVLSVLVAMILTPALCATLLKPLHKGEHHGQKGFFGWFNRMFNRNAARYEAGVGKVLHRSVRWMVVYVLLLGGMVFLFLRLPTSFLPLEDRGMFITSVQLPSGSTQQQTLKVVQKVENYFHTQEKDNVVSVFSTVGSGPGGNGQNVARMFVRLKDWDQRDSDTGSSFAIIERATKAFNKIKEARVFASSPPAISGLGSSAGFDMELQDHAGAGHDALMAARDKLLELAGKDPQLTRVRHNGLDDSPQLQVDIDQRKAQALGVSIDDINDTLQTAWGSSYVNDFMDRGRVKKVYVQSAAKYRMLPDDINRWYVRNNTGGMVPFSAFATSRWETGSPRLERYNGYSALEIVGEAAPGVSTGTAMDIMEKLVQQLPTGFGLEWTAMSYQERLSGAQAPALYALSLLVVFLCLAALYESWSVPFSVMLVVPLGVIGALLATWMRGLENDVYFQVGLLTVIGLSAKNAILIVEFANEMNAKGHELMAATLHACRQRLRPILMTSLAFVFGVLPMATSSGAGSSSQHAVGTGVMGGMISATILAIYFVPLFFVLIRRRFPLKDKPE; via the coding sequence ATGGCGAATTTTTTCATCGATCGCCCCATTTTTGCCTGGGTGCTTGCAATCCTGTTGTGTCTGACGGGTGTCCTGGCGATTACTTCCCTTCCTGTTGAGCAATACCCCGACCTCGCGCCCCCCAACGTGCGTATCACGGCGAACTATCCTGGCGCCTCGGCACAGACGCTGGAAAATACCGTCACGCAGGTTATCGAGCAGAACATGACGGGTCTTGATAACCTGATGTACATGTCCTCGCAGAGCAGTGCCACGGGCCAGGCGACGGTAACCCTGAGCTTTACGGCGGGCACGGATCCGGATGAAGCGGTGCAGCAGGTGCAAAACCAGCTGCAATCGGCCCTGCGTAAACTGCCTCAGGCGGTGCAGAACCAGGGGGTGACCGTGCGTAAAACCGGTGACACCAATATTTTGACCATCGCGTTTGTTTCAACCGATGGCTCGATGGATAAGCAGGACATCGCGGACTACGTCGCCAGTAATATTCAGGACCCGCTCAGCCGTATCAACGGCGTGGGTGATATCGACGCCTACGGCTCGCAGTACTCCATGCGTATCTGGCTGGATCCCAACAAGCTGAACAGCGTGCAGATGACCGCTAAAGATGTCACCGACGCTATCGAATCGCAGAACGCCCAGATTGCCGTGGGGCAGCTCGGCGGTACGCCGTCCGTGGACAACCAGGCGCTTAACGCCACCATCAACTCCCAGTCGCTGCTCCAGACACCTGACCAGTTCCGCAATATTACTCTGCGCGTGAATCAGGACGGTTCGGAAGTGCGTCTGGGGGATGTCGCCACCGTGGAAATGGGGGCGGAAAAATATGACTACCTGAGTCGCTTTAACGGCAATGCCGCGTCCGGACTGGGGGTAAAACTGGCCTCCGGCGCCAACGAAATGGCGACCGCGCAGCGGGTGTTAGAGCGTCTGGATGAACTGTCGCATTACTTCCCGCACGGACTGGAGTACAAAGTCGCCTACGAAACCACCTCATTCGTAAAAGCCTCCATCGAAGATGTGGTGAAAACCCTGCTCGAAGCTATCGCGCTGGTGTTCCTCGTGATGTACCTGTTCCTGCAAAACTTCCGCGCCACGCTGATCCCCACCATTGCGGTGCCGGTGGTGCTGCTGGGAACCTTTGCGGTGCTGTATGCCTTCGGTTACAGCATCAACACCCTGACCATGTTCGCCATGGTGCTGGCCATCGGCCTGCTGGTGGATGATGCCATCGTGGTGGTGGAAAACGTCGAGCGCATTATGAGCGAGGAAGGGCTTTCGCCCCGCGAGGCCACGCGCAAATCGATGGGACAAATTCAGGGCGCGCTGGTCGGTATCGCCATGGTGCTGTCGGCGGTATTTATCCCGATGGCATTTTTTGGCGGCACCACGGGCGCGATTTATCGCCAGTTCTCGATCACCATCGTCTCTGCAATGGTGCTCTCCGTACTCGTGGCAATGATCCTTACCCCTGCCCTGTGCGCGACGCTGCTCAAACCGCTGCATAAGGGCGAACACCACGGTCAAAAAGGCTTCTTCGGCTGGTTTAACCGCATGTTTAACCGCAATGCGGCGCGCTATGAAGCGGGCGTGGGTAAAGTACTGCACCGCAGCGTGCGCTGGATGGTGGTTTATGTCCTGCTGCTCGGCGGCATGGTGTTCCTGTTCCTGCGGCTGCCAACCTCGTTCCTGCCGCTGGAAGATCGCGGCATGTTTATTACCTCCGTACAGTTACCGAGCGGCTCGACCCAGCAGCAGACCCTGAAAGTGGTGCAGAAGGTTGAGAACTACTTCCATACTCAGGAGAAAGATAACGTGGTCTCCGTCTTCTCCACCGTCGGCTCTGGCCCCGGCGGTAACGGGCAGAACGTGGCGCGTATGTTTGTGCGCCTGAAAGACTGGGACCAGCGCGACAGCGATACCGGCTCCTCCTTTGCCATCATTGAGCGTGCAACCAAAGCGTTCAACAAAATCAAGGAAGCGCGCGTTTTCGCCAGCAGCCCGCCCGCCATCAGCGGCCTGGGCAGCTCAGCCGGGTTTGATATGGAGCTTCAGGATCACGCGGGTGCCGGGCATGACGCGTTGATGGCTGCTCGCGATAAACTGCTCGAGCTGGCCGGGAAAGATCCGCAGCTTACCCGCGTTCGTCATAACGGTCTGGATGACAGCCCTCAGCTACAGGTGGATATTGACCAGCGTAAAGCGCAGGCGCTGGGCGTCTCCATCGACGACATTAACGACACCCTGCAAACGGCATGGGGCTCAAGCTACGTAAATGACTTTATGGATCGCGGCCGCGTGAAGAAGGTCTACGTTCAGTCTGCCGCCAAATACCGCATGCTGCCGGACGATATCAACCGCTGGTATGTGCGCAATAACACCGGCGGCATGGTGCCGTTCTCGGCGTTTGCGACGTCACGCTGGGAGACCGGTTCGCCGCGTCTGGAGCGTTACAACGGCTATTCGGCGCTGGAGATTGTCGGTGAAGCCGCGCCGGGCGTCAGTACCGGTACCGCAATGGACATTATGGAAAAACTGGTTCAGCAGTTACCGACCGGCTTTGGCCTGGAGTGGACGGCGATGTCTTACCAGGAACGGCTTTCCGGCGCTCAGGCGCCTGCCCTGTATGCTCTTTCGCTGCTGGTGGTATTCCTCTGCCTGGCGGCGCTGTATGAAAGCTGGTCAGTGCCGTTCTCGGTGATGCTGGTGGTGCCTCTCGGGGTCATCGGCGCGCTGCTGGCAACCTGGATGCGCGGCCTGGAAAATGATGTCTATTTCCAGGTCGGACTCCTCACCGTGATCGGATTGTCGGCAAAAAACGCCATTCTGATCGTCGAATTTGCCAATGAGATGAATGCCAAAGGTCACGAACTGATGGCCGCCACGCTGCACGCCTGTCGTCAGCGCCTGCGTCCGATCCTGATGACCTCTCTGGCGTTTGTATTTGGCGTCCTGCCGATGGCCACCAGCTCCGGCGCAGGCTCCAGCAGCCAGCACGCAGTGGGTACGGGCGTTATGGGGGGAATGATATCCGCGACGATACTGGCTATCTATTTCGTACCGCTGTTCTTTGTGCTGATACGTCGTCGTTTCCCGCTGAAGGATAAGCCGGAATAA
- the ypfM gene encoding protein YpfM: MIERELGNWKDFIEGMLRK; encoded by the coding sequence ATGATTGAACGTGAACTGGGGAACTGGAAAGATTTTATCGAAGGCATGCTTCGTAAATGA